The following proteins are co-located in the bacterium genome:
- a CDS encoding class I fructose-bisphosphate aldolase, which translates to MNDTISRILDWYKSDNPGVRSKLYRLLNHGRLAGTGKLVILPVDQGFEHGPARSFSPNPAGYDPFYHPQLAIDAGLSAYAAPLGFIEAASAEFAGQIPLILKLNNHDSLMSETNPIGAQTASVEDALRLGCDAVGYSIYPGTEFRVDLYEQLREITLEAKEAGLLVVVWSYPRGGDLAKKDETALDVVAYAAQIAAQLGAHIIKVKVPSDRIAQEAALKAYDKYQIPKATIAERIKHVVQSAFDGRRIIIFSGGAKNDDDASLFEVIRGVRDGGGFGSIIGRNTFQRPRDKALAMLDEIIHIYGGK; encoded by the coding sequence ATGAATGATACTATATCCAGAATACTCGATTGGTATAAAAGCGATAACCCCGGTGTTCGCTCGAAACTTTATAGATTACTTAATCATGGAAGACTTGCCGGGACAGGCAAGCTGGTTATCTTGCCGGTAGATCAGGGCTTTGAACACGGTCCTGCTAGGAGCTTCTCGCCGAATCCCGCAGGTTATGATCCGTTTTATCATCCACAACTCGCGATAGATGCAGGTTTAAGTGCGTATGCTGCTCCATTGGGATTTATTGAGGCTGCCTCAGCCGAATTTGCTGGCCAAATACCTTTGATACTCAAGCTTAACAATCACGATTCACTGATGTCCGAGACTAATCCCATAGGAGCACAAACGGCCTCTGTCGAGGATGCGCTTCGTCTCGGTTGCGATGCAGTTGGTTATTCCATATATCCGGGAACCGAATTTCGCGTCGATTTATATGAACAGCTCAGGGAGATAACACTCGAAGCCAAAGAGGCTGGGCTTCTAGTGGTTGTGTGGTCCTATCCCCGCGGGGGAGACCTTGCTAAGAAAGACGAGACTGCGCTTGATGTCGTGGCTTATGCCGCTCAGATTGCCGCGCAACTCGGTGCGCATATTATTAAGGTAAAGGTGCCTTCAGACAGGATTGCACAGGAGGCGGCGCTTAAAGCCTATGATAAATATCAAATACCTAAGGCGACTATCGCCGAGCGGATAAAGCATGTTGTTCAAAGCGCCTTCGATGGCCGTCGCATTATAATTTTTTCCGGTGGCGCCAAAAACGACGACGACGCATCGCTTTTCGAGGTTATTCGCGGTGTGCGTGATGGTGGAGGTTTTGGTTCAATTATCGGTCGCAATACTTTCCAACGACCTAGGGATAAAGCGTTGGCAATGCTCGATGAAATAATTCACATTTATGGAGGTAAATAA